A stretch of the Mesorhizobium sp. Pch-S genome encodes the following:
- a CDS encoding Tim44 domain-containing protein has protein sequence MISGKTRSFALLATLLMAFTLVSTDFADARRGGSFGSRGTRTFQSAPPTRTAPNPTAPVERSMTPNTGPTATTRQQQPGMAQQQRPGLFSGLGGGLMRGILIGGLLGVLFGYGFGGMAGALGFIVQLLLVGLVVMLALRFFRSRQAPATATAGGPAASSGPSEMFGRMANRDAAEDERSAGNGRAGSFNIPGFGTQSGPASQDIELEKDDLDRFERMLDEVQTAFAKEDHAGLRRLSTPEMVSYFSEELAENAQNGVRNDVADVHLVQADIAEAWREDNQDYATAAFRYESVDVMRDRKTGKVVEGDERLTETTELWTFTRPRGGDWKLSAIQEASA, from the coding sequence ATGATCTCTGGCAAGACACGTTCATTCGCATTGTTGGCCACGCTTCTGATGGCGTTCACGCTGGTGTCGACCGATTTCGCCGACGCACGGCGCGGCGGCAGCTTCGGCAGCCGCGGCACACGCACGTTCCAGTCGGCACCGCCGACGCGCACGGCGCCGAACCCGACCGCTCCGGTCGAGCGTTCGATGACGCCGAACACCGGACCGACAGCGACGACGCGGCAGCAGCAGCCCGGCATGGCGCAGCAGCAGCGCCCGGGCCTGTTCAGCGGTCTCGGTGGCGGCCTGATGCGCGGCATCCTGATCGGCGGTCTTCTCGGCGTCCTGTTCGGCTACGGCTTCGGAGGCATGGCCGGCGCACTCGGTTTCATCGTGCAGTTGCTGCTGGTCGGCCTTGTCGTGATGCTGGCGCTGCGCTTCTTCCGCTCGCGCCAGGCCCCGGCGACCGCGACGGCCGGCGGACCGGCCGCCAGCAGCGGCCCCAGCGAGATGTTCGGGCGCATGGCCAATCGTGACGCTGCCGAGGACGAGCGCTCAGCCGGCAATGGCCGCGCGGGTTCGTTCAACATCCCGGGATTCGGAACCCAGTCGGGGCCGGCCTCGCAGGATATCGAGCTGGAAAAGGATGACCTCGACCGGTTCGAGCGCATGCTGGATGAAGTCCAGACCGCCTTCGCCAAGGAAGACCACGCCGGCCTGCGCCGCCTGTCGACGCCCGAAATGGTGTCCTACTTCTCGGAAGAGCTTGCCGAGAATGCCCAGAATGGCGTTCGCAACGATGTTGCCGACGTGCATCTGGTGCAGGCCGACATCGCCGAAGCTTGGCGCGAGGACAATCAGGACTACGCCACGGCTGCCTTCCGCTATGAATCGGTCGACGTGATGCGCGACCGCAAGACCGGCAAGGTGGTCGAGGGCGACGAGAGGCTCACCGAGACGACCGAACTGTGGACCTTCACCCGCCCGCGCGGCGGCGACTGGAAGCTGTCGGCGATCCAGGAAGCGTCTGCCTGA
- a CDS encoding aldo/keto reductase, with amino-acid sequence MPAIRTTRLPAGVDVPVLGQGTWYMGEDSRCAADEVAALRLGLDLGMSLIDTAEMYASGGAEEVVRDAIAGRRDEVYLVSKVLPSNASRQRTIAACEASLKRLGTDHVDLYLLHWRGGVPLAETVEAFEALQAAGKIGQWGVSNFDVDDMQELAGVSSAVQTNQVLYNLESRGIEFDLLPASQRAAVPIMAYSPIGQGGFVGDDRLAAIAARHGVSTTQVALAWVLRQKGVIAIPKAVKPQHVRANRAAADLVLTEADIAELDAAFPPPRRKVPLEMI; translated from the coding sequence ATGCCGGCGATCCGTACCACACGACTTCCCGCCGGCGTCGATGTTCCGGTGCTCGGCCAGGGCACCTGGTACATGGGCGAGGACAGCCGCTGCGCCGCCGATGAAGTGGCCGCGCTGCGGCTTGGGCTGGATCTCGGCATGTCGCTGATCGACACCGCCGAGATGTATGCTTCGGGTGGCGCCGAGGAGGTGGTGCGTGACGCCATTGCCGGTCGCCGCGACGAGGTCTACCTGGTCTCCAAAGTGTTGCCGTCGAACGCTTCACGTCAGCGCACCATTGCTGCCTGCGAGGCCAGCTTGAAGCGGCTGGGGACCGATCATGTCGACCTTTACCTGCTGCATTGGCGCGGTGGTGTACCGCTGGCCGAAACGGTCGAGGCTTTCGAGGCGCTGCAGGCTGCCGGCAAGATCGGCCAGTGGGGTGTCAGCAATTTCGACGTCGACGACATGCAGGAGCTGGCGGGTGTTTCCAGTGCCGTCCAGACCAACCAGGTGCTCTACAATCTGGAAAGCCGTGGCATCGAGTTCGATCTTTTGCCGGCTTCTCAGCGCGCGGCCGTTCCGATCATGGCCTATTCGCCCATCGGGCAGGGCGGCTTTGTGGGTGACGACAGGCTGGCCGCGATCGCCGCCCGCCACGGTGTCAGCACCACGCAGGTGGCGCTGGCCTGGGTGCTGCGCCAAAAGGGTGTCATCGCCATTCCCAAGGCGGTGAAGCCGCAGCACGTCCGTGCCAATCGCGCCGCTGCCGATCTGGTGCTGACCGAGGCGGATATCGCCGAACTCGATGCAGCCTTCCCGCCGCCGCGCCGCAAGGTGCCGCTGGAGATGATCTGA
- the pheT gene encoding phenylalanine--tRNA ligase subunit beta translates to MKFTLSWLKDHLETDATLDEIVERLTSIGLEVESVDDKAALKPFVIAKVLTAAKHPDADKLQVLSVDVGSGAPVQVVCGAPNARAGLIGAFAAPGIYVPGIDVTLSIGKIRGVESHGMMCSERELELSDEHNGIIDLPQDAPVGTSFAAYAHLDDPVIEINLTPNHPEATGVYGIARDLAASGLGKLKTAPVEPVAGKGATPVKVRIEAPDLCRVFALRLVRNVRNGPSPKWLQQRLLAIGLRPINALVDMTNYITFDRGRPLHVFDAAKVAGDLVVRRGKEGESVLALDGRTYPVTPDMCVIADDNGVESIAGVMGGEHSGCDENTTDVLIEAAVWEPLTVARTGRTLGIITDARYRNERGIDPAFNTPGIELATRMVLDLCGGEPAEIEVSGETVFTPKIVSFPVSEVKRLTGIDVPGSTSLDILTRLGFVVKGDGDVVEVAVPSWRPDVDGKADLVEEVMRIHGVDEIRPQPLSSHGVVNGKILTTLQIRTRAAKRALAVRGMMEAVTWSFIPAKHAELFGGGQKHLKLANPIAADMSDMRPSLLPGLVAAAQRNADRGFGDVALFEVSGTYEGDTPETQRRVAAGVRRGTAKLDGSGRHWAGNAQGVGVFDAKADAIAVLEACGAPVDRLQIETGAPSWYHPGRSGVIKLGPKVVLGHFGEFHPTALEVLDASGPLCGFEVFVDAIPEPKAKPTRTKPKLELSAFQAVKRDFAFVVDKAVEAGTLTRAALAADKKLITGVSVFDVFEGAALGAGKKSIAIEIAIQPVEKTLTDEDFEALAKRVVENVAKQTGGVLRT, encoded by the coding sequence ATGAAATTCACCCTCTCCTGGCTCAAGGATCATCTGGAAACCGATGCCACGCTCGACGAGATCGTCGAGCGGCTGACCTCGATCGGACTCGAGGTCGAGTCGGTCGACGACAAGGCGGCGCTGAAGCCCTTCGTCATCGCCAAGGTGCTGACGGCCGCCAAGCATCCCGACGCCGACAAGCTGCAGGTGCTGAGCGTCGACGTCGGCTCCGGCGCGCCGGTGCAGGTCGTCTGCGGTGCGCCGAATGCGCGCGCCGGCCTGATCGGCGCCTTCGCCGCGCCCGGCATCTATGTGCCCGGCATCGACGTCACCCTGTCCATAGGCAAGATCCGCGGTGTCGAAAGCCACGGCATGATGTGTTCCGAGCGTGAGCTCGAACTGTCGGACGAGCACAACGGCATCATCGATCTGCCGCAGGACGCGCCGGTCGGCACATCCTTCGCCGCCTATGCCCATCTCGACGATCCGGTCATCGAGATCAACCTGACGCCGAACCATCCGGAAGCCACCGGCGTCTACGGCATCGCGCGTGATCTCGCCGCATCGGGCCTCGGCAAGCTGAAGACCGCGCCGGTCGAGCCGGTTGCCGGCAAGGGCGCCACCCCGGTCAAGGTCAGGATCGAGGCGCCGGATCTCTGCCGCGTCTTCGCGCTCAGGCTGGTGCGCAACGTCAGGAACGGCCCGTCGCCGAAATGGCTGCAGCAGCGGCTGCTGGCCATCGGCCTGCGGCCGATCAACGCCCTGGTCGACATGACCAATTACATCACGTTCGATCGCGGCCGCCCGCTGCACGTCTTCGACGCCGCCAAGGTTGCGGGCGACCTGGTCGTCCGTCGCGGCAAGGAAGGCGAAAGCGTGCTGGCACTCGATGGCCGCACCTATCCGGTGACGCCGGACATGTGTGTCATCGCCGACGACAATGGTGTCGAATCCATCGCCGGCGTCATGGGCGGCGAACATTCGGGCTGTGACGAGAACACCACCGACGTGCTGATCGAGGCTGCCGTCTGGGAGCCGCTGACCGTGGCCCGCACGGGCCGTACACTCGGCATCATCACCGATGCACGCTACCGCAACGAGCGCGGCATCGACCCGGCCTTCAACACCCCGGGCATCGAGCTTGCGACGCGCATGGTGCTCGATCTCTGCGGCGGCGAGCCGGCCGAGATCGAAGTGTCGGGCGAGACAGTTTTCACGCCGAAGATCGTCTCGTTCCCGGTGTCGGAGGTCAAGCGTCTGACCGGCATCGATGTGCCGGGCTCGACAAGCCTCGATATCCTGACCCGGCTCGGTTTCGTCGTGAAGGGTGATGGCGATGTGGTCGAGGTCGCGGTTCCATCCTGGCGCCCGGATGTCGACGGCAAGGCCGACCTGGTCGAAGAGGTGATGCGCATCCACGGCGTCGACGAGATCCGGCCGCAGCCGCTGTCCAGCCATGGCGTCGTCAACGGCAAGATCCTGACCACGCTGCAGATCCGCACCCGCGCCGCCAAGCGTGCGCTGGCCGTGCGCGGCATGATGGAAGCGGTGACTTGGTCGTTCATCCCGGCAAAGCACGCCGAGCTGTTCGGCGGTGGCCAGAAGCACCTGAAGCTGGCGAACCCGATCGCCGCCGACATGTCCGACATGCGGCCCTCGCTGCTGCCCGGCCTCGTCGCGGCAGCGCAGCGCAACGCCGATCGCGGTTTCGGCGATGTCGCGCTGTTCGAGGTCTCCGGCACCTATGAAGGCGATACGCCCGAAACGCAGCGTCGCGTCGCTGCAGGCGTACGTCGCGGTACCGCCAAGCTCGACGGTTCCGGCCGCCACTGGGCCGGCAACGCCCAGGGCGTCGGCGTGTTCGATGCCAAGGCTGACGCCATCGCGGTGCTGGAAGCCTGTGGCGCGCCGGTCGACCGGCTGCAGATCGAGACGGGTGCGCCGTCCTGGTATCATCCGGGCCGCTCCGGCGTCATCAAGCTCGGTCCCAAGGTGGTGCTCGGCCATTTCGGCGAATTCCACCCGACGGCACTGGAAGTGCTCGACGCTTCCGGCCCGCTCTGCGGTTTCGAAGTGTTCGTCGATGCGATTCCTGAGCCGAAGGCCAAGCCGACCCGCACCAAGCCGAAGCTGGAGCTCTCTGCCTTCCAGGCCGTGAAGCGCGACTTTGCCTTTGTCGTCGACAAGGCGGTCGAGGCCGGTACGCTGACGCGCGCTGCCCTCGCCGCCGACAAGAAGCTGATCACCGGCGTTTCCGTCTTCGACGTGTTCGAAGGAGCGGCGCTCGGTGCCGGCAAGAAGTCGATCGCCATCGAGATTGCGATCCAGCCGGTGGAAAAGACGCTGACCGACGAGGATTTCGAAGCGTTGGCCAAGCGCGTGGTCGAAAATGTCGCCAAGCAGACCGGCGGCGTGCTGCGCACTTAA
- a CDS encoding ASCH domain-containing protein — MWALGRQIDDPAVTFAFGDSPELQDELLALVLAGRKTATCGALRDFGGAEPVPVVGRRDVVLDGLGRRAAIIETVSIEMKRFDEVDAAFAREEGEGDLSYEYWREAHEAYFGRNGGYSPEMILVCERFRLVEVLDRNNTKRVNP; from the coding sequence GTGTGGGCGCTCGGCCGGCAAATCGACGATCCGGCGGTAACCTTCGCCTTTGGTGACAGTCCGGAACTGCAGGACGAACTGCTGGCGCTGGTGCTTGCGGGCCGCAAGACAGCGACCTGCGGCGCGCTCCGTGACTTTGGTGGTGCGGAACCGGTGCCAGTGGTCGGACGGCGCGATGTCGTGCTCGATGGCCTGGGCCGCCGTGCCGCGATCATCGAGACGGTGTCGATCGAGATGAAGCGTTTCGACGAGGTTGATGCCGCCTTTGCGCGCGAAGAGGGTGAAGGCGACCTGTCCTATGAATACTGGCGAGAGGCGCACGAAGCCTATTTTGGCCGGAATGGCGGTTACTCGCCCGAGATGATTTTGGTTTGCGAGCGGTTCCGGCTGGTGGAAGTGCTCGACCGCAACAATACGAAACGAGTGAACCCATGA